TTTGCTTTCTTCTAGTAAGTGAATAGCTGAAATAGACTTTTCCCTTCATCACAGCCCTTACCTGTGGAACTTCACTACTATGCAATAGTAGTAACAGTCCACATTTGGGAAAAGGGCTGTAGCTGTAGCAGAGCCCATGCTTAGCATGTGGAACGTTCCTGGCATATCCAGATAGGACTGAGGAAGATCTCTTTCCTGAGAGCCAGAGACAATGAGCACTGCCTTTGACTAATGCTGCAAGAGCTTTTCAAGCTTCCCAGCATTTATTGACTGTACAATAAAGCAGAGCGCCGCTGCAAGTGCAGGTAATTTATTCCCTCCCTGCCCAGTTCAAATTTTATTAAGTCAGCTCAGGTTATccctaataaaaaaaatacatggcaTTTCATATTTGCGTGTGTTTTATAGGAGTTGCGAAAACTGCAAGAAGAGAAGCAGCAGTTAGAAAAGATCTGTGAAGAACAGGAACAGGCTCTTCAAGAAATGGGGCTTCACCTTAGCCAGTAAGCATATTCTAATAATTCCCGTTTATCTAAGTCCCATTTTGTTCATCTTGCATTTCTAGAAGTTGCATTGTTGAACTGTCATAAAAGTAATGGGATGTAGTTAGTTACTACGACATTGATCTGTACATTTTGGAAAACCTTTTAACATGGGGTTCTTGGTCTATTTCTACTAGAAAGCTACTTCTCACTTGAAATGGCAATTGTGTTTGTCACAGTATTTCATGATGTAAACTGGTAAAAATGTCAAGTCCAGCCGTAAAACATGCAGTAGATGCATACCATGGAGCTCTGGTTTTCACATAAAGCAAGAATtgcagaaaatattttcttttaaagtcaGCATAACTGCTGCAAAGTGAACAAATCGTTTAGAGAAATGCTATTGGAATGGAAGTATGGCTGGCTGGCAAGGGCCCTTTTTGTCTCTTAAATTTGGAATGTGTTCCTTCTAAAAACATCTGAGCAAATTGAGAGCTAGTATATAGCATAGTAAAACAAGGACTCATGAATCAGGAACTCCCTGGCATCTTGCTTATGTTACGAACTCACTTGATGACTTTAGACACACCATTCTTTCAGCCTCCTTTCCATCTGCAGTGTGGGTATGACATTAACCCTGTAAGATTCACAAAAAATAtggtttgctttaaaaatgttcagataactatttaaatgtgtttttttccagATCCAAGCTTAAGATGGAAGATATTAAAGAAGTAAATAAAGCATTAAAGGTATTGCAGCTGTAACAATATACTAAGATTTATTTAAGAATCTGGCTGCTGAAATTGTATTTGCATCTTCTCCCATAGTATTATGTGGCAGTGTGTGCTTGAGCTACCTGGGATTGGGTGGGGCATTATCAAACCTGTCCTACAAACACCTGGGAACACTTTGCACTTTCTTGTCTTAAACATAGCATACTCTAATCCGAGTAATTATTGTCAATTATATGTTCTAACAGCACGATTATgtccatatttactcagaagcaaaacccactaatttcaatggggtCCAAGTAAGTGTGGATAGAACAAAGTCCAGATATGTTGGAGGAGCTAAATATAATGGATCAAGTCAGTTGCTAGTAATCTTTTAGCCCCTTCTAAACCTACATTTTTGTGATGTTAGAAGCTGAATACTAAAATAATAATGTTGGTTTTGTTTGAATATTAGGGCCACACCTGGCTAAAAGATGATGAAGCAACACACTGTAAGCAATGTGAGAAAGAATTCTCCATTTCAAGAAGAAAGGTAATGAAACCAACGTGGTAGGACAAtctgtaaagccagcatttccttTAACTGCAGCAAGGAGTACTAGGGATGAAAGTTCATTAAAGTAAATTTGGACCTCCAAGCCCATATACCAATGGTTGATTTTCCATGGAATTTAGGATTGCTGCATCAGCAAGTATGCATTTGGCACAATGTCAcctggcattttgtgggggaggTGGTCTTTTGGGCATGCACCTCAAAGTTGAGTTAGTTCAGTGATTCTGTGTCTTTttaagtcaggaaaccaccacaGTATATTATGTGAAATCCATAATGTAGTTGTTCAAGACCAATCTTATAAATAGAAAGAAATTATATGGAGTTCATGGGCTATGGATAAAGGCCTTAGGCTTTCTTGTTCAGAATTTGATTTCAACCCAATCTAAGCCCCTTCTGCTTCTTTGGTCCTTACAATCCAGAGAAATTAGTAGTTTATGGGGAGATAGCTATGACTAAGTTGTCCCATTAACTTATGCATAGCTTTCTTTGACTTGGACACAATATGTAAACAGCATGGCTTTGAACCATATGATTTAGAGATGTTCATAACTGTCTTTGCAGCACCACTGTCGAAATTGCGGTCACATCTTTTGCAACACTTGTTCCAGCAATGAACTTGCACTCCCATCCTATCCAAAGCCTGTACGAGTTTGTGATACTTGCCACACTTTACTGCTTCAAAGATGTTCATCAAATTCTTCCTAAGACATCAACTTGTTTCAGGAGAACCATAGAAGACCAGAGAATTAACCAAATGATTAGGCTTTTAGGCAGATGTAAATTCCACCATTCTTTACCTATCACACAATTTACTTGTGGTACTGTTTGCCATGTGGAAAAAGGTTTAATTTATAAAAAtggggtttacagaaattaaggaAGTCAAATATTTTGCATATATTAAGTGCCAGAAAAATGTCCTATCTTAAAATGTGCTCAATGTGCTGCAACTTTAATGCAGCCATATTTTTGGTTTAAATTACAAAAATCTACTGTTTATAATTAGCTTTGTACCAGACATTTGTACATTTGATCTGACAAATTACTTTCTGAACCCTTTAATTTCATAGGCCTACCTGTGACAGTTCCACTTCAATATTCTTCTAGATTTGTATGTAGTTAAAGATGAAAATGTTAGCATTTAAGTTGTCCCCAAgaattttttaaagcaacatatAAATGAATGTGCCTTTAATATACTTCGAAAGTAAATAGAGTATGTTTCTAAAGCACCTAAATAGTGGTTACGCAATAAAGACTTAAATGGAATTAAACAAGTTTATCTGTACCTTTGCAATAAATATTCCTTGGGGGTGGGATGATTATCCCTAAGCAAGTATTTCACATGACAAAAGTTTTGATTGCTACAAGGGAATACCAAAGCAAGGTTAGCACTTGCTTAAAGTATGCTAAGTGAACTGCAGGTGATCTGCTGTGGAAGGCAacagcttaaaaataaaattctacaATATTATGCAGTTGTGAAACCTTGAGACAATACAGTTGTGGAGCTATTGCTAGTTGTGTGTGAATATGCCTTCAGTGTATGGGTGCTTTGCAGTAACATAAGCAAAATATAACATGAACATTAGAAAATAAGATGTAGTCATGGCTTTATACTTGGTTGTCAAGTGTGATACTGTGAACTGGACCAATAACATGGCTATCAAAATAAGCTATCATTGCctatttatttaagccatggtggcttacatACTGTAAATCATAGCAACAGCAGGGTGTATTGTAGGCTTATTGGACAGTTGCCATGttacctgggttcagacaactgaAGCTGTGAGCAGGCAGTGATGATTCACATGCTTATGCATCCATCTCTAAATCCTGTTCAGTTTCCCCTCCCTTTCCGAATTAACTAAAAACCTGAGCATTCCTGTGAGGGAGGGGAAGGGCTGTTGTCTCTGAAAAAAACCTGCTCATGCTCTCAAACACAAGGTGATGAGGAATGTTTACATCCTTTTCATTGGCCTTTCCTGGGTGTGTCTGAGACAGACCATGTGGGGGAACTGCATTATGAGGATGAAGAGCTATGCCCTTCTTTCCTATGCATAGATCTGCTCCTTGAAGAGTATTGCTGCTTTTCCCTTTTGGGATTTATGGGCTCCTGAAGAGGAGTAAGAGCAACAGGTTCTCTCCTGATAGCTTGAGGATGGTGGATCTAAATACTTTTAAAACCAGCTGCCTAAACTGTGCCAAGAAAGTGGCATAGGCTAGATCCCCACTAGGGTCAGGTGCTTCTTGGATTCACAGAATGACTCAGGCCTGCCATTTCATCTACACAAGGTGCTGAGAACACAGGAAAGTCATTCCCCTGCAAATAGCACCACCTGCTCCCATTCTGCCATTGATGCTTTGGGCGCCTCAAGATCCAATTAAGAGCAAGTTTGGGGGAGCTGCACAAATGACTCACTTCCCTAGTCCCTTGCTGGGAGGAGAAGGGAATTACTCCATTGGTGGACCCTCACACTGCCAAAGGTGAAAAACAACACACTACAATCCACTCTCCTCAGAGTTAGGGAAAAGCTATCTGTATCGAGATCTCTAGAATATGTGTATGGTCTTTGGGGCCAAAGAAGTTGTGCACTCATGAAGGATTCATGGAATAAGACCATATTCAATTATACTGAAGACAGCAGGCAGCTCAACAACGGAAAAATACAGACTAACGGCCCTACATTTGGCAATTATGAGATCAGCAACTTCAAGGAAGACAATTCCAAGCATAGGTGCAGAAACCAGATTATAATGGGTCAAGGGAGGAGTTGGGAAGAACTGGTATTTGGAATAAGTGTGTTCCTAAAATCTGGTGCCAGTAGGAGCAGGAAAGCGCATGTCACATTTGAAAATGGGGAGTAATATTGGCATGTATGAATGTAGTAGTGAAGGAGCCAAAGGGGAGGGATGTTTTGATGGTTGGAAAAAAATTGCATGTTGTAGTGCAGACATTGGGGCATGAAAGAAGTTAGACAAGGACTAGTGCGATCATCTCATCCAGTGCAATAGGAGGAGAGGACTAAgttagaaaaagaaggaaggatgCTAATATCCTAATTTCTGTTCTTGATCAAATTCCATTTCACAAGTTTACCACCAAGCTCTGCCAAAACACAATTCTTCCTCAATATGAAGCTATTACACTCTAATATTTGTTAACTAAACTGGTCGAGGCAAATAATGTTTCAAAGCAGTTTCTGGCAATGTAGTGCTCACTTAAATCAAGAGAAATTCcagtttttaaaaggaagttttaTTTTAACAAGTTTCACTTAGCGCAATATACCTAAAAGTAAATCACAATACAATGAAAGATTAAATCAAGGCCTCAGATTTCATACGAACACCAAGACCAAAATCCTAAAGGTAGCTGTATTGCATCTCACATTTCCCCTTTAACTTAAAAAGCATAAATGTGCCTTACaagatattaaaaagaaaaaaaaactagaaCTAACATGCCAAATGTTCACTTGAGTTTCCAACACAGCTCCTATTATCTTGTTTGTACAAAAAAGCATGTTCCTGAACATGCACTGAGAACAGTGTTTGGTGTTATATGGTATAAGAGCAACATTAAACATAATTGAAACAGCTTTAACCTAAATACGCTTACTGCTCAAATACACTCCTACAACAAAAACTGGAAAAAAGCTGAAAATTGTTTAACAGGAACTTCTTTACTTGACTTACACCCTAGATGAATGTTTCAGCATATTCAAAAATACTGAACctgaatgttttaaaatgatccTGATTTCACTTACAAGTAAAGCATAAATCACAAgcttgtattgcaaaactgttaaacttagttttttgttttgttttcttaaaaaaattgaCCCAAAATTAGGAGACCAGTTacattccccagccaccactCATGTTGGACATGTTAGACATTCCAGCCATGCCATTCACTCCCATGGATGCACGATTGCCACTACTGTAGTAGCTGCTGTTCATTGCACTCTGGTTACCTAAGGTAGATAACAAGTTAGACAATTTAGTGAAAAAGTGTAGCACGCTTCACAGACATGgcaacacattccccacccctaaaGTTATCCCTCTTATACCACCTTGCATAATCCTGTACTATTAAAAAGACAAACTTCCTTCTATGTAATCACACATTAAAAATTCTATAAAGCCAACTGCAAACCAGTTTCCCAGATTATTGTAAAGCATGTACAAAGGAAGTCCTAGAATATCTTCATGCCCTCCCTCTAAAGCATATCACTTTTCATAtcatgagatttttaaaaaatctataattGATCAGTGGCTATCaggaaacttttatttatttttttgctgctctagactcattttttaattttcctaCTAAAACGTAGCTGAAACCAAATGCCTGAACAATCTCAAAATATCTCAAGTTAATTATCTGCCAAAGCAAGTTGATCCTTGCATACGATGGTTACCTTACTCTAATACACACCCATCTAAGACTAATAAAAACATCTTACCATATCCGCTCATGCTGCTTTGACCACCATAGCCTCCTCCATAACCCCCACTCAACTGTTGGTTAGCTGGACCACCATAACTGGATTGGCTTCCTTTCAAGTTAAGGATATGCATGTTAAGACCTTGACTACCACCATCTTTTATAAAGAGTCTATGCACTACATGCCATCTAAAACGGGCAAATCTGCTCCTATTTTATTGTGTCACTAGATCTCTAATTTGAAAAGATTACTGTGAGCTTTTCCTATGTTAGGGAAAGGATTTGCAGACTGTCCTAATAACAAATTTATTCACTGTTGTAGCATCTCCATTCAGTTATATTAACCATTCAGTTAGAAGCAGGGAAGAGACATGTTGCATTTGTCTGATGTAGTATGTTTATTCCTCAGTCATGTTACTGTACATTAAATCTCAAGTGTATTGACCAATCCTGGAATGGTATTTGGAAATATGGAGctagatattttgctgcctgcacAGCCTTTGTACACTAACGCACAAAACAAGTCATTTCATGTGTGTTGCTTAAAACACGAGAGATGCCAATTTTCAACAGAATGTCAGCCTTCCATATCAAGTGACTAGTAATTCTATAGAACAGCTTTCTACatttataaaaagaaaattatgCAGAATACAACTGATTATAACCCTACTTGGTTAGCTCACTTATTTCACATCTCTGCAAAACTTTTTTGCAGTTGAGAATACGAAGTTTGCTTTTTTAACTTAATCTTATATTGTAAAGCACAAAATCTAAGCCATTCTGCAAAGTGCTATAAaagcatcacacacaccccaaacagatGAAAGCAACCATATCGCTTTGAGAATCAAACTCAACATAAGCAAATCCAGCTGCTCAAAGTACTACTTCTGTACAATACTGAAATCCACAGATAGAACACCCAAATTTGGGGCCAGTTGTTTAACAAGTTACCAATAATTGTTGCTAGCATAATTTCACCCCTTATTCCATATCTGCAACACCTTCCCAGaaaggagctgttgtaacatTAAGGAAAAGCATCTATTCACCACACCCAATATATTATCATTCCCTGCCATTCATGTCACCAATCATacaacacacacatttatttatttatttaacaggcTAATTGTTTTAATGTATAACTAAAAGGTTTATATACCTGCCAATGTGTTAGTGTTCCAATCTTGAACTACCCCTTCCGTTTCCTTGACTGTGATTAAGACAAAACATTGAATTTCAGTTTTAGGCCACTTAATATAAGCAGGAACTGTATGAAATTAGCCAACTTGGTTAAGTAGCAGCATGAAACGGAATTGCTTACACATACCCATTGCTCCCATCATCTGACTACCATATGCACCACCACTTCCTCCAGCTGTAGAATTCAAGAAGAGTTCTACATATCGGTGTTCTAAGGAAACAAAAAGGTAATAATACTCTGAACACAGAGAAACACAGGTCCAATTACCTCACATACCATACAAGAACTTTGTTATCTTGATACAAAAATCAAGTCTTGTTCAATACTGAAACTTAACTTATACCATTCCCACTACCACAAATTTCCAGAATGTTAGAGGCAAAACCAATAGCAACAAATTTGTTCTACTCTATAGAGAATAAAGAATACAAATGTCTGTTTAGTGAGTGCTTAACTTACGCATATTTGCTTTGTCTTTGGACATTGCCGCAACAGCATCCTCGTGAGTAGCAAACTCAACATCTGCCTCCCCTGTTACTCGGCCATCAGGTCCAATTTCAATATGTACTCTTACAGGATTAAGAGGAGAGAAGAACTAGGTAGAGAATATGAGAGAGACCATCATTAACTCATGAAAAAAATTCAAAcaatgttctttaaaaacaagcaatCAGAAGGACAAACGCCAACCAAATACAAGACAGCCAAGACAGCAACTTACATTGTAGATGTCGTTCTCCGTAGCTCTGTACGGTAATCCTCTCATATGTACACAATGACCAGTCGTGCTTTGGAAAGTAGAGGATCCATCACCATATCTATGATCTGACATTCCTGTTGAAAGAAGAGTCCATTCTAAATCTTTTGTATGTAGAATTAGTTGCTTCATTCGTCCTAATCAAGAATACTTACCTCTTCCAAATCTGTCAGATCCAAAGCCATAGCCATCATTATATCCATTGTAGTCATCATAACCACCATAGCCTGCAAACAAAGATTTAGAATATGTTGAAATGAATCTTTTAACAGTACATTTATTTGCAGCCAATTTATGAGGCATAAAAAAGTTTTGCATATTTACCTCCACCATAAGCACCACGTCTCATTCGTTCAAAACCACTTCCTCTACCAAGGCTGTTATAGCCTCGTCCCACACCTGGCCGGTCATAAGGACCTGGCCTTTGCATGGCCATTAGTTTGCGAGGAGGATCATAATGAGTGCGCACTTCTGCTCTGCTGCTCTTGAAGATTTCAATGTACCTAAAAGGTTTATACACATAGAGCTAGTTGAGTTTTTTATAAAAACTTGCACACTGAATTAaacagaatacattttaaaaccatagCCTTGGAACTGGCAATTTTAAGCCAGAATTTTTTTATACAGTAATAAATTATCATCCAAGGCTAAttcaacaaataaatttattgagATTCTGTGTGCTCATTAAGGTATCCCAACCTTAAGGGTTAGGGAGAGCAAACTAATTTAGCTTTTGAATAATCAGAACATGTTCTGGAGGGACACAGGTCCACTCAACAGCACCCATATTTTGCTCATACGGCAATACACAAGAGGGTTAAAAAGCCAGCCTCCGCCAGAATTTTAACCCATCAATACACTCCAAAAAGCTTTGTGAGCTTATGAGCCCACCCTATATATTTGCATTGCAAATTAGCATAGGCAAAGATGCATGCTTCAATAATAAGTCACAAATCATAGAATACCCTTTGTGACATTTTTGGAAGTTAAAAGTTTTTATGTGAAAAATTACACAAGAAAATGTAACATCAATGTATAGAACAAGTTTAATAATTACATTTTCTTATGATAATAGGATACTAAGTGTCTTTAGAACTAGAGGCATAATTGGTGCTATTAGAGAAATGTAAAGCCATAGTCTCTCAACTTCTTTAAATATCTTTAAACTTGTTCAAAATTAACAGCCTTGAGTGATCTAGGGAATAGCAGAACTAGCATTTCAGCCAGCTTGCACATATGTAAGAAAAAATTAACATTTTATGATAAAATTGGAGGTGTTAGTAGGGTATGATATTACATGTTGTGAGGTGAGCACTTGAAGAGAGAATATGGATTTAACAACAGTTTACCATAAGAAGAGCGACATATCCAACCAACCATCCATCCCCACCTGTGCCCTATTCTTTCCTTGTGTTTCTTTAGAGCCTTTTCAGCTATTTCCTGTGAAGCAAACTGCACGAAGGCCTCCCCCGTACTCCTCCCCTGGAAGTCCACCGGCAATGTTATCCCATTTGGCACGATTTCCAACCCTTCAACCCAAGGACAAATAACCCCAGTAGGGGGGTAATATTAACATCACAAGCCCAATCATGATTTTCTTATAGCTTTAAAATACACCAGAAGTTATACTTTAAATTTAGAATCATCATACCATACTATTAACACTATAACAGAAACATGTCAATACAAAACACTTATCACATATATTATCTGACAGATTCTTAACTCTGCCTGATTGCATAAAGGACATTTCTGCAGCACTTAATTAACATTATTTCCATCAAGTGCAGGATATGTTAAGAAAAACATTAAAGAAGCAATTTCtactgaaaataaaatattttatctgTTTAAAAATACAGCAAGATCAATTCTACACCATAAAAAATACAGCAAGATCAATTCTATAGATTATAAGAAGTTCTAATTAGACTCAAAGAGGATTTCATGCAAAATATTTAACAGCTCTAATAATAACATCAAGAATTTGCATTGTCATAAATACTCATTTCAAACAACTGTATATGCACACATTTAAGACTGGTAAAAAAACACAATTTAGGAATAGACTTTAAGTAATCAAAAAATATGCAAGTTGATCTCAACATAATTAATCAGAATACATTCAAACTTATCTGGACTATTGCAGTACATTCCAAACATTCTTATGACTTCTATATTTGCTTTAATCTAATCCTTgcttttttttcaaatgcatgagCAGTATTTCAGCTCCAAATTAGTTTTTATGAAGCAAACAATTGTAAAACATGCCAAATCTTGAAGCTACCCCatatttataaaaaatatatgtATCTTCTGTATTCTTAATACAAATGTCAAACAGGTTCTACCACTTATTTCAGagttaataaaagaaaaaggtACCAGTGTTGGTCCAGAACAAGGGACTCCAAAATCCACAATTGGGCATTTTATCTGATACCTGCAGCACCTGACAGAGACTAGTTCAATCAATCTACAATCCCAATCTTGGGAAAGTCTAGAACAACAGACTTTAGGTTACAACATCAAAACTGTATTttgttatttccccccttccccccaccacttTGCATAACATCCAACCTGATTTTTTATAATGCCTAACTGTGGATTTTAGACTTATTCCAAAGTTTCATTCCACTTTTTCAACCAAGCTAAGGTCACAACATTATCAGCCTTCCCCTatacggtgccctccagatgctct
This window of the Elgaria multicarinata webbii isolate HBS135686 ecotype San Diego chromosome 3, rElgMul1.1.pri, whole genome shotgun sequence genome carries:
- the HNRNPH1 gene encoding heterogeneous nuclear ribonucleoprotein H isoform X3; this translates as MDPCHTEETGPEIPGLATEGETETTLTSSMMLNTEGGEGYVVKVRGLPWSCSADEVQRFFSECKILNGSSGVRFIYTREGRPSGEAFVELETEEDVKLALKKDRETMGHRYVEVFKSNNVEMDWVLKHTGPNSPDTANDGFVRLRGLPFGCSKEEIVQFFSGLEIVPNGITLPVDFQGRSTGEAFVQFASQEIAEKALKKHKERIGHRYIEIFKSSRAEVRTHYDPPRKLMAMQRPGPYDRPGVGRGYNSLGRGSGFERMRRGAYGGGYGGYDDYNGYNDGYGFGSDRFGRGMSDHRYGDGSSTFQSTTGHCVHMRGLPYRATENDIYNFFSPLNPVRVHIEIGPDGRVTGEADVEFATHEDAVAAMSKDKANMQHRYVELFLNSTAGGSGGAYGSQMMGAMVKETEGVVQDWNTNTLAGSQSSYGGPANQQLSGGYGGGYGGQSSMSGYGNQSAMNSSYYSSGNRASMGVNGMAGMSNMSNMSGGWGM
- the HNRNPH1 gene encoding heterogeneous nuclear ribonucleoprotein H isoform X4, with product MSTEGETETTLTSSMMLNTEGGEGYVVKVRGLPWSCSADEVQRFFSECKILNGSSGVRFIYTREGRPSGEAFVELETEEDVKLALKKDRETMGHRYVEVFKSNNVEMDWVLKHTGPNSPDTANDGFVRLRGLPFGCSKEEIVQFFSGLEIVPNGITLPVDFQGRSTGEAFVQFASQEIAEKALKKHKERIGHRYIEIFKSSRAEVRTHYDPPRKLMAMQRPGPYDRPGVGRGYNSLGRGSGFERMRRGAYGGGYGGYDDYNGYNDGYGFGSDRFGREWTLLSTGMSDHRYGDGSSTFQSTTGHCVHMRGLPYRATENDIYNFFSPLNPVRVHIEIGPDGRVTGEADVEFATHEDAVAAMSKDKANMQHRYVELFLNSTAGGSGGAYGSQMMGAMVKETEGVVQDWNTNTLAGSQSSYGGPANQQLSGGYGGGYGGQSSMSGYGNQSAMNSSYYSSGNRASMGVNGMAGMSNMSNMSGGWGM
- the HNRNPH1 gene encoding heterogeneous nuclear ribonucleoprotein H isoform X2, coding for MDPCHTEETGPEIPGLEGETETTLTSSMMLNTEGGEGYVVKVRGLPWSCSADEVQRFFSECKILNGSSGVRFIYTREGRPSGEAFVELETEEDVKLALKKDRETMGHRYVEVFKSNNVEMDWVLKHTGPNSPDTANDGFVRLRGLPFGCSKEEIVQFFSGLEIVPNGITLPVDFQGRSTGEAFVQFASQEIAEKALKKHKERIGHRYIEIFKSSRAEVRTHYDPPRKLMAMQRPGPYDRPGVGRGYNSLGRGSGFERMRRGAYGGGYGGYDDYNGYNDGYGFGSDRFGREWTLLSTGMSDHRYGDGSSTFQSTTGHCVHMRGLPYRATENDIYNFFSPLNPVRVHIEIGPDGRVTGEADVEFATHEDAVAAMSKDKANMQHRYVELFLNSTAGGSGGAYGSQMMGAMVKETEGVVQDWNTNTLAGSQSSYGGPANQQLSGGYGGGYGGQSSMSGYGNQSAMNSSYYSSGNRASMGVNGMAGMSNMSNMSGGWGM
- the HNRNPH1 gene encoding heterogeneous nuclear ribonucleoprotein H isoform X1, with the translated sequence MDPCHTEETGPEIPGLATEGETETTLTSSMMLNTEGGEGYVVKVRGLPWSCSADEVQRFFSECKILNGSSGVRFIYTREGRPSGEAFVELETEEDVKLALKKDRETMGHRYVEVFKSNNVEMDWVLKHTGPNSPDTANDGFVRLRGLPFGCSKEEIVQFFSGLEIVPNGITLPVDFQGRSTGEAFVQFASQEIAEKALKKHKERIGHRYIEIFKSSRAEVRTHYDPPRKLMAMQRPGPYDRPGVGRGYNSLGRGSGFERMRRGAYGGGYGGYDDYNGYNDGYGFGSDRFGREWTLLSTGMSDHRYGDGSSTFQSTTGHCVHMRGLPYRATENDIYNFFSPLNPVRVHIEIGPDGRVTGEADVEFATHEDAVAAMSKDKANMQHRYVELFLNSTAGGSGGAYGSQMMGAMVKETEGVVQDWNTNTLAGSQSSYGGPANQQLSGGYGGGYGGQSSMSGYGNQSAMNSSYYSSGNRASMGVNGMAGMSNMSNMSGGWGM